Proteins from a single region of Pseudomonas fulva:
- a CDS encoding TolC family protein produces MHTPHCRWAARLAFTLWLPASAMAMPLDQAVRSGLAIHPQVRAAVAEAARAETEVKIAKGGYYPSLSLSGGPQEFDIGETVYDVTVSQMLYDWGRIDSQVDSAKATQRQLSASAEVTREDAALDIVETYLDVLVAQRRIDAVRRHVRLLDDIRAMTQARGADGYSDRSEQDRAGLEIARAQEQLALEKGALLDAGNQFALLVGAPPEGLAEPRPQSMQRYLATRDMLRLITGSPLYQRALEDTNLAQAELRGTKAALLPQLNLEASATRREIGGRLQNDSMVNLRLRMDTLQGLSNFQRPTAAAQRLESASWGQDAIQRDIRRQLQSLFDIGDSLLWREHALAVQVRDSEQVGGLYREQFEVGRRDVIDLLTVQRERFEAERQLIVLQVERLRLEYRAAAQIGLLGPLLENGLNGS; encoded by the coding sequence ATGCACACACCTCATTGTCGATGGGCCGCGCGCCTGGCCTTCACCCTGTGGCTGCCGGCCTCGGCCATGGCCATGCCGCTGGACCAGGCCGTGCGCAGCGGCCTGGCGATCCACCCCCAGGTACGCGCCGCCGTGGCCGAAGCCGCGCGCGCCGAAACCGAGGTGAAGATCGCCAAGGGGGGTTACTACCCCTCGCTGTCGTTGTCCGGGGGGCCGCAGGAGTTCGATATCGGCGAGACCGTCTACGACGTCACCGTCTCGCAGATGCTCTACGACTGGGGCCGCATCGACAGCCAGGTGGACAGCGCCAAGGCGACCCAGCGCCAGCTCTCGGCCAGCGCCGAGGTGACCCGCGAAGACGCCGCCCTGGATATCGTCGAAACCTACCTGGACGTGCTGGTCGCCCAGCGCCGTATCGACGCGGTGCGCCGGCATGTCCGCCTGCTCGACGACATTCGCGCGATGACCCAGGCACGCGGCGCCGACGGCTACTCCGATCGCAGCGAGCAGGACCGCGCTGGCCTGGAAATCGCCCGTGCCCAGGAGCAGCTGGCCCTGGAAAAAGGTGCCCTGCTGGATGCCGGCAACCAGTTCGCGCTGCTGGTTGGGGCGCCGCCGGAGGGCCTGGCCGAACCGCGCCCACAATCCATGCAGCGCTACCTGGCGACCCGCGACATGCTGCGGCTGATCACCGGCTCGCCGCTCTACCAACGGGCCCTGGAAGACACCAACCTGGCCCAGGCCGAGCTGCGTGGCACCAAGGCGGCCTTGCTGCCACAACTGAACCTCGAGGCCTCGGCCACGCGGCGGGAGATCGGTGGGCGCCTGCAGAACGATTCGATGGTCAACCTGCGCCTGCGCATGGATACCCTCCAGGGCCTCTCCAACTTCCAGCGCCCCACCGCGGCCGCGCAGCGCCTGGAGTCCGCCAGCTGGGGCCAGGACGCCATCCAGCGCGACATCCGCCGGCAGTTGCAGAGCCTGTTCGATATCGGCGATTCGCTGCTCTGGCGCGAGCACGCCCTGGCCGTGCAGGTGCGCGATTCCGAGCAGGTCGGCGGCCTGTATCGCGAGCAGTTCGAAGTGGGCCGCCGCGACGTGATCGACCTGCTCACCGTGCAGCGCGAGCGCTTCGAAGCCGAGCGCCAGCTGATCGTGCTGCAGGTCGAGCGCCTGCGCCTGGAATACCGCGCCGCCGCGCAGATCGGCCTGCTCGGCCCCTTGCTGGAGAACGGCCTGAATGGATCCTGA
- a CDS encoding HlyD family efflux transporter periplasmic adaptor subunit: MPSNDRLRRQLDDPLLSATHPLFRPLLWTVLATVLLFIAWAAWAELDEVTRGDGRVVPFTRIQKIQSLEGGILDRLLVGEGDLVEVGQPLVRLDETRFRTSFQESANQSAALRATIARLDAEVLGKERIDFPEDIDPASALARSEQELFKSRRDKLQDGISAINRQVRLAQQQLNLVEPLVAKRAVSQMEALKLSQEIATLNGKLSELRSSYFQDAYTERQSKQSELSALEPIVQQRQDQLRRTEILSPVRGRVNTVLINTRGGVIQPGEPIMEVIPVEDRLLIEARIKPRDVAFLVPGMPTKVKITAYDYSIYGYLTGTLEQISADTIFEETAQGKEFYYEVLIKTDGSQLKRRDEILPIIPGMVAEVDILSGKRTVLNYLLRPLLKAQLY; encoded by the coding sequence ATGCCGTCCAATGACCGGCTGCGCCGGCAGCTCGACGATCCCCTGCTGAGCGCCACCCATCCGCTGTTCCGGCCCCTGCTGTGGACGGTACTGGCCACCGTGCTGCTGTTCATCGCCTGGGCGGCCTGGGCCGAACTCGATGAAGTGACCCGCGGCGACGGCCGGGTGGTGCCCTTCACCCGCATCCAGAAGATCCAGAGCCTGGAAGGCGGCATTCTCGACCGCCTGCTGGTCGGCGAAGGCGATCTGGTCGAGGTCGGCCAGCCCCTGGTGCGCCTCGACGAAACACGCTTTCGCACCTCCTTCCAGGAGTCGGCCAACCAGTCGGCGGCGTTGCGCGCCACCATCGCCCGCCTGGATGCCGAAGTGCTGGGCAAGGAGCGCATCGACTTCCCCGAGGACATCGATCCCGCCAGCGCCCTCGCCCGCTCCGAGCAGGAGCTGTTCAAGTCGCGGCGCGACAAGCTGCAGGACGGCATCAGCGCCATCAACCGCCAGGTGCGCCTGGCGCAGCAGCAGCTCAACCTGGTCGAGCCGCTGGTGGCCAAGCGCGCCGTGAGCCAGATGGAAGCGCTCAAGCTCAGCCAGGAAATCGCCACCCTCAACGGCAAGCTCAGCGAGCTGCGCAGCAGCTATTTCCAGGACGCCTACACCGAGCGGCAGAGCAAGCAGAGTGAGCTCAGCGCCCTGGAACCCATCGTCCAGCAGCGCCAGGATCAGCTGCGCCGTACCGAGATCCTCTCGCCGGTGCGTGGCCGGGTGAATACCGTGCTGATCAACACCCGCGGCGGGGTGATCCAGCCCGGCGAGCCGATCATGGAAGTGATTCCGGTCGAGGACCGGTTGCTGATCGAAGCGCGCATCAAACCCCGCGACGTCGCCTTTCTGGTGCCGGGCATGCCCACCAAGGTGAAGATCACCGCCTACGACTACAGCATCTACGGCTACCTGACCGGCACCCTGGAGCAAATCAGCGCCGACACCATTTTCGAGGAAACCGCCCAGGGCAAGGAGTTCTACTACGAGGTACTGATCAAGACCGACGGCAGCCAGCTCAAGCGCCGCGACGAAATCCTGCCGATCATCCCCGGCATGGTCGCCGAAGTGGACATTCTCAGTGGCAAGCGCACGGTGCTGAACTACCTGCTCAGGCCACTGCTCAAGGCCCAGCTTTATTAG
- a CDS encoding TadE family protein produces the protein MKRPPRKTQQGAVAIEFAMLFAVFFVVVYGIIAYSIPMLLLLTFKQVSADAARATLQVDPGNAAYTQLLSREITAVVQRSWLPQSWRGGDCPAPEQDAAGLDWSPLPGHDGQPSYGNIALDDRDPAAPRYVLHVCLQRRYNHDGPSDQRAIVPTLRLLGITIPSLPDENGEVVIRGATTVTL, from the coding sequence ATGAAAAGGCCGCCGAGAAAAACCCAGCAGGGCGCCGTGGCCATCGAGTTCGCCATGCTGTTCGCGGTGTTCTTCGTGGTGGTGTACGGGATCATCGCCTACAGCATTCCCATGCTGCTGCTGCTGACCTTCAAGCAGGTCAGCGCCGACGCGGCCCGGGCGACCCTGCAGGTCGACCCGGGCAATGCCGCCTATACCCAGCTGCTCAGCCGGGAGATCACGGCGGTGGTGCAACGCAGCTGGCTACCGCAAAGCTGGCGCGGTGGTGATTGCCCGGCGCCCGAGCAGGACGCCGCCGGCCTGGACTGGAGCCCGTTGCCAGGCCATGACGGCCAGCCATCCTATGGCAATATCGCCCTCGACGACCGCGACCCGGCCGCGCCACGCTACGTGTTGCACGTGTGCCTGCAGCGCCGTTACAACCACGACGGTCCCAGCGACCAGCGGGCCATCGTGCCCACCCTGCGGCTGCTGGGGATAACCATCCCCAGCCTGCCCGACGAAAACGGCGAGGTGGTGATCCGCGGCGCCACCACCGTCACCCTCTGA
- a CDS encoding TadE/TadG family type IV pilus assembly protein, translating to MPHSAGTGSAYRQRGAAAVEFSIAFIIFFLILYGLVGYSIPFLLGATYQELATEALRDAIRSPDTRAPTPEQITLHQQRVQQSVRNSWLPSAWAQPCEGYDGFLKTGAVWSVCVRHGDPQSILPPFSIFGWKVPQLPDEIRGEAKIRLYGDGAGG from the coding sequence GTGCCTCACTCAGCTGGGACTGGCTCGGCTTACCGGCAGCGAGGCGCTGCCGCCGTCGAGTTCTCGATCGCCTTCATCATCTTCTTCCTGATCCTCTACGGGCTGGTCGGCTACAGCATCCCGTTCCTGCTCGGCGCCACCTACCAGGAGCTGGCGACCGAAGCCCTGCGTGACGCCATCCGCTCCCCCGATACCCGCGCGCCTACCCCCGAACAGATCACCCTGCATCAACAACGGGTGCAGCAGAGCGTGCGCAACTCGTGGCTGCCATCAGCCTGGGCGCAACCCTGCGAGGGCTATGACGGCTTCCTGAAAACCGGCGCGGTGTGGAGCGTGTGCGTGCGCCATGGGGATCCACAAAGCATCCTGCCGCCCTTCTCGATCTTTGGCTGGAAGGTGCCGCAACTACCGGACGAAATCCGCGGCGAGGCGAAGATCCGCCTGTACGGCGATGGGGCGGGAGGCTGA
- a CDS encoding type I secretion system permease/ATPase — protein MDPDTLTTPGKSQDPLRQGLVLLCRQLGRPVTDAELADGIALEQGRLPLRMVPRALRRADIVAQVSEERLQRIDGYLLPALLLLNDGRCVVLVGQQGEQAEILVPHSDGGVQQLPVADLQPLYSGMAVFAKCRYRPDGRAEEFASPSREHWFYGALKRLRRSYVEVAVAAFIANLLAIAAALFAMQVYDRVVPNAAFDTLWVLASGVALAIVLESLLRGLRAHLLTTLGKRLDLQLSSLLFERVLNTRLGAKPASVGAFSTQIREFESVREFFTSSSAAVISDLPFVFIFLLIIALIGGHVVWVPVVAAVLMILPGLLAQGRLARLSRQNLREGSVKNGILLEAIEHLETVKASRAEGRCMHLWETLTAQLAGSAMKTQTLTSALSYGVSTVQQLCYVGVVVFGVYRISDGYLSMGALVACSILAARTIAPLSQIAGILGRWQHTKVALEGLDQLMTGPVERPAGQRFVRKEQLAGDYRLEQLRLAHDDAPPIVDINALSIRAGERVALLGGNGAGKSTLLRLLAGLLDPSAGRVMVDDISLTQIDPADRRRHIGYLPQDIALFYGTLRDNLNLEGAAVSDEELFEALDGVGLGAWVRAHPLGLDLPIQGNASLSGGQRQAVGLVRVLVQDPPIVLLDEPTSSFDQTSEKNVVEYLQHWVSGRTLILVTHKKVMLSLVERAVVMRQGRVIMDGALDQVVQDNLVNAPQEPRGGTHAVQ, from the coding sequence ATGGATCCTGACACGCTGACCACCCCGGGCAAGAGCCAGGACCCGCTCCGCCAGGGCCTGGTGCTGCTGTGTCGGCAACTCGGCCGCCCGGTGACCGACGCCGAACTGGCCGACGGCATCGCCCTGGAACAGGGCCGCCTGCCGCTGCGCATGGTGCCCCGCGCCCTGCGCCGTGCCGATATCGTCGCCCAGGTCAGCGAGGAACGACTGCAACGTATCGACGGCTACCTGCTGCCCGCCCTGCTGCTGCTCAACGATGGCCGCTGCGTGGTGCTGGTCGGCCAGCAGGGCGAGCAGGCCGAGATCCTCGTGCCGCACAGTGATGGCGGCGTGCAGCAGTTGCCGGTGGCCGATCTGCAGCCGCTGTACAGCGGCATGGCGGTATTCGCCAAATGCCGCTATCGCCCGGACGGGCGCGCCGAGGAGTTCGCCAGCCCGAGCCGCGAGCACTGGTTCTACGGCGCGCTCAAGCGCCTGCGGCGTTCCTATGTGGAAGTGGCGGTGGCGGCCTTTATCGCCAACCTGCTGGCCATCGCCGCCGCGCTGTTCGCCATGCAGGTCTACGACCGCGTGGTGCCCAACGCGGCCTTCGACACCCTGTGGGTGCTGGCCAGCGGCGTGGCCCTGGCCATCGTCCTGGAAAGCCTGTTGCGCGGGCTGCGCGCGCACCTGCTCACCACCCTGGGCAAGCGCCTGGATCTGCAGCTGTCGTCGTTGTTGTTCGAGCGCGTGCTCAACACCCGCCTGGGTGCCAAGCCGGCGTCGGTGGGTGCCTTCAGTACGCAGATCCGCGAGTTCGAGTCGGTGCGCGAGTTCTTCACTTCGTCGAGCGCGGCGGTGATCAGCGACCTGCCCTTCGTGTTCATCTTCCTGCTGATCATCGCCCTGATCGGCGGCCATGTGGTCTGGGTGCCGGTGGTCGCCGCCGTGCTGATGATCCTCCCCGGCCTGCTCGCCCAGGGTCGCCTGGCGCGGCTGTCACGGCAGAACCTGCGCGAGGGCTCGGTGAAAAACGGCATCCTGCTCGAAGCCATCGAGCATCTGGAAACGGTCAAGGCCAGCCGCGCCGAAGGCCGCTGCATGCACCTGTGGGAAACCCTCACCGCACAGCTCGCCGGCAGCGCGATGAAGACCCAGACCCTGACGTCGGCGCTCAGCTACGGGGTCAGCACCGTGCAGCAGCTGTGCTACGTCGGCGTGGTGGTGTTCGGCGTGTACCGCATCAGCGACGGTTACCTGAGCATGGGCGCCCTGGTGGCCTGTTCGATCCTGGCGGCGCGCACCATTGCGCCGCTATCGCAGATCGCCGGCATTCTCGGCCGCTGGCAACATACCAAGGTCGCCCTCGAAGGCCTGGACCAATTGATGACCGGCCCGGTCGAGCGCCCGGCCGGCCAACGCTTCGTGCGCAAGGAACAGCTGGCCGGTGACTACCGCCTGGAGCAGCTGCGCCTCGCCCATGATGACGCGCCGCCCATCGTCGACATCAACGCCCTGAGCATCCGCGCTGGCGAGCGGGTCGCGCTGCTGGGCGGCAACGGCGCCGGCAAATCCACCCTGCTGCGCCTGCTCGCCGGGCTGCTCGACCCGAGCGCCGGGCGGGTGATGGTCGACGACATCAGCCTGACCCAGATCGACCCGGCCGACCGCCGCCGGCATATCGGCTACCTGCCCCAGGACATCGCGTTGTTCTACGGCACCCTGCGCGACAACCTCAACCTGGAAGGCGCGGCAGTCAGCGACGAGGAGCTGTTCGAGGCTCTCGACGGCGTCGGCCTCGGTGCCTGGGTGCGCGCCCATCCGCTGGGCCTGGACCTGCCCATCCAGGGCAACGCCAGCCTGTCCGGCGGCCAGCGCCAGGCGGTCGGGCTGGTGCGCGTGCTGGTGCAGGACCCACCCATCGTGCTGCTCGACGAGCCCACCTCGTCCTTCGACCAGACCAGCGAGAAAAACGTGGTCGAGTACCTGCAACACTGGGTCAGCGGTCGCACCCTGATCCTGGTGACCCACAAGAAGGTCATGCTCTCGCTGGTCGAGCGCGCGGTGGTAATGCGCCAGGGCCGGGTGATCATGGATGGCGCCCTGGATCAGGTGGTGCAGGACAACCTGGTGAACGCGCCGCAGGAGCCGCGAGGAGGCACTCATGCCGTCCAATGA
- a CDS encoding pilus assembly protein TadG-related protein: MPSYRPGRERQRGAFSMLSAATLVVAILFLALVIDSGRLYLEQRNLQKLADTAALESISRLASGNCALDTALAQVYAVENAASYGFVAGAGRSLSSSCVSVSIIDGLRVPVADAASGRAVRVVTSSQVPASIVVRTGSLFGLTGADSVRLQAVAVAEKDSGPLTVFSVGAQLLDLNANGLVPKLLTAAGANVSGLTVLDSQGLANAQVTPAGLLQALGVDIGINQLKALTPEGLANLVDTRVGAVGIQRLVEVSATLANHDQALAADIRALAATLANSQVNNATVNLLATEQRPGLLKLVTGSDQALGSALDARLALGDLLSTGLMTAVQGRGLLVDQLNLLGLVKIELGIVEPPAIGIGPVGTTAFNAQTRLHIDIDSSGVPLANSLLDMLGTAIKLPIVLDLASARGEVAAIDCSRAEPEATIEIESTVGNICIGTMPSGSRWSTRASCTESNLQDASILRLLNLDLIKGKAAVPLIATGNNPVRDELTLAEDESDITQVNNLKIGDSIANLLSQVSRMIGVGAPKGADGYPGFTPTQAAQIADRYLATYPNKEAIRAAMKADGLTWPRPVALLLDTTMPDEWYNKLPLTTCTTNKAQCRTELITSLQSKPQGGLLSNVLTGLASSLGLSSNSQPLLLTILNPVLDALKPVLNAVGGAVSSLLSNLGLDLGKSEIKVHSISCGIPQLIR, from the coding sequence ATGCCCAGCTATCGACCTGGACGTGAGCGCCAGCGCGGCGCTTTCAGCATGCTGAGCGCGGCGACCCTGGTCGTGGCCATCCTGTTTCTGGCCCTGGTGATCGACAGCGGCCGCCTGTACCTCGAACAACGCAACCTGCAGAAACTGGCCGACACCGCGGCCCTGGAATCCATCTCGCGGCTGGCTTCCGGCAACTGCGCGCTGGATACCGCCCTCGCCCAGGTCTACGCCGTTGAAAATGCCGCCTCCTATGGCTTCGTCGCAGGTGCCGGGCGCTCGCTCAGCTCATCCTGCGTAAGCGTTTCGATCATCGACGGCCTGCGCGTACCGGTCGCCGATGCCGCCAGTGGCAGGGCGGTTCGCGTGGTGACCAGCAGCCAGGTACCGGCCAGCATCGTGGTGCGCACCGGCAGCCTGTTCGGCCTGACCGGCGCTGACAGCGTACGCCTGCAAGCCGTCGCCGTGGCCGAGAAGGACAGCGGCCCGCTGACGGTCTTCAGTGTCGGCGCGCAGTTGCTGGATCTCAATGCCAACGGGCTGGTTCCCAAGCTACTCACCGCTGCCGGCGCGAACGTCAGCGGGCTGACGGTGCTCGATTCGCAGGGCCTGGCCAACGCGCAAGTCACGCCGGCCGGCTTGCTGCAGGCGCTGGGTGTGGATATCGGCATCAATCAGTTGAAAGCGCTCACGCCTGAAGGCCTGGCGAACCTGGTGGACACCCGGGTCGGCGCGGTAGGCATCCAGCGGCTGGTCGAGGTTTCTGCCACCCTCGCCAATCACGATCAGGCGCTGGCCGCCGATATCCGGGCACTGGCCGCCACCCTGGCGAACTCGCAGGTGAACAACGCCACGGTGAACCTGTTGGCGACCGAGCAACGCCCCGGCCTGTTGAAGCTGGTAACCGGATCCGACCAGGCACTGGGGTCGGCACTGGATGCCCGGCTGGCGCTCGGCGATCTGTTATCCACAGGCCTGATGACGGCCGTCCAGGGACGCGGCTTGCTGGTGGATCAGCTGAATCTTCTCGGCCTGGTGAAGATCGAGCTTGGCATCGTCGAACCGCCGGCCATCGGCATCGGCCCGGTGGGCACCACCGCCTTCAACGCGCAAACCCGCCTGCATATCGATATCGACAGCAGCGGCGTGCCCCTGGCCAACTCCCTGCTCGATATGCTCGGCACCGCGATCAAGCTGCCGATCGTTCTCGATCTGGCAAGTGCCAGGGGTGAAGTGGCCGCTATCGACTGTTCCCGGGCAGAGCCCGAAGCGACCATCGAAATCGAATCCACCGTCGGCAACATCTGCATCGGCACCATGCCCAGTGGTTCACGCTGGTCGACCCGCGCCAGTTGTACCGAGTCGAACCTGCAGGACGCCAGCATTCTCAGGTTGCTGAATCTCGACCTGATCAAGGGCAAGGCCGCCGTACCGCTGATCGCTACCGGCAACAATCCGGTTCGGGACGAGCTGACCCTCGCCGAGGACGAGTCCGATATCACCCAGGTCAACAACCTGAAAATCGGCGACTCGATCGCCAACCTGCTCTCCCAGGTCAGCCGGATGATCGGCGTCGGCGCGCCGAAGGGCGCCGATGGATACCCCGGCTTCACGCCTACCCAGGCGGCGCAGATCGCCGACAGGTACCTGGCGACCTACCCCAACAAGGAGGCCATCCGCGCGGCCATGAAAGCGGACGGGCTGACCTGGCCCCGCCCGGTGGCGCTCCTGCTGGATACCACGATGCCCGATGAGTGGTACAACAAGCTGCCACTGACCACCTGCACCACCAACAAGGCCCAATGCCGCACCGAGCTGATCACCTCGTTGCAGAGCAAACCCCAGGGCGGGCTGCTCAGCAACGTCCTCACGGGGCTGGCCTCCTCCCTTGGCCTGAGCAGCAACTCCCAACCCCTCTTGCTCACCATCCTGAATCCGGTTCTCGATGCGCTCAAGCCCGTGCTCAACGCGGTTGGCGGCGCCGTCAGCAGCCTGCTCAGCAACCTCGGCCTGGATCTCGGCAAAAGCGAAATCAAGGTCCACAGCATCAGCTGCGGCATCCCGCAGCTGATCCGTTGA